A genomic window from Nicotiana sylvestris chromosome 11, ASM39365v2, whole genome shotgun sequence includes:
- the LOC104232499 gene encoding defensin J1-2: MAGFPKVLAIVFLMLMLVFANEMGPMVAEARTCESQSHRFKGLCISKSNCASVCHTEGFNGGHCRGFRRRCFCTRHC, encoded by the exons atggCTGGCTTTCCCAAAGTGCTTGCAATTGTTTTCCTTATGCTGATGCTGGTTTTTGCTAATG AGATGGGACCAATGGTGGCTGAGGCGAGGACCTGCGAGTCGCAGAGTCACCGATTCAAGGGGCTGTGCATTAGTAAGAGCAACTGTGCGTCAGTTTGCCATACTGAGGGCTTTAACGGTGGCCATTGCCGTGGATTCCGTCGCCGTTGCTTCTGCACCAGACATTGTTAA
- the LOC104232500 gene encoding uncharacterized protein isoform X2, with amino-acid sequence MAEDERKEEVGTTIVEATDKEDEMKPWEQHSAVISIPRFDYKASSSLLRHSHSAFLITCPIKREKSATKEAIAILEKYIVSNPDAKRRKICMEDANEECNGSEGAANEHVNSESDTSIKKSDILSLVKLTRSGLLLFTFPFGKSPAVVDIVSQIFQSLESGILKSPLWCNRILPIQGTCPLEEKELKKIVTQLVDQFIINRPKETGNTVKFAVGYNRRGIEETEMKNLRKTSSDPDVFALLDRNKCFSVVAAAVKEVVPDSTVDLKDPELSVLVEVLARSG; translated from the exons ATGGCCGAAGATGAACGCAAGGAGGAAGTGGGAACCACAATCGTAGAAGCAACAGACAAAGAAGATGAGATGAAGCCGTGGGAGCAGCACTCAGCAGTGATAAGCATCCCTCGTTTCGATTACAAGGCTTCTTCTTCCCTCCTCCGCCATTCCCATTCTGCCTTTCTCATCACTTGCCCCATCA AGAGGGAGAAAAGTGCAACAAAAGAAGCTATAGCTATCCTTGAAAAG TATATTGTTTCAAATCCTGATGCTAAGAGAAGGAAAATATGCATGGAAGATGCTAATGAAGAATGCAATGGATCAGAAGGTGCAGCTAATGAGCATGTGAATTCCG AATCCGACACTTCTATAAAGAAAAGTGATATTCTCTCACTTGTTAAGTTAACAAGAAGTGGATTGCTTCTCTTTACATTTCCATTCGGCAAGTCCCCAGCAGTTGTTGACATCGTTTCACAGATTTTTCAATCCCTTGAATCTGGAATATTGAAGTCTCCTCT TTGGTGCAATCGGATATTACCAATTCAAGGTACATGCCCTTTAGAGGAGAAGGAACTTAAGAAGATTGTGACACAGCTTGTTGATCAGTTTATCATCAATAGGCCGAAGGAGACTGGAAATACTGTTAAG TTTGCAGTTGGCTATAACAGGAGAGGGATTGAGGAGACCGAGATGAAGAATCTTAGAAAAACTTCTAGCGATCCTGATGTATTTGCTTTGTTGGACCGCAACAAATGCTTTAGCGTCGTGGCAGCAGCAGTAAAAGAAGTTGTCCCAGATTCGACGGTGGATTTGAAAGATCCAGAG CTTTCTGTGCTTGTTGAG GTGTTGGCTAGATCTGGTtga
- the LOC104232500 gene encoding uncharacterized protein isoform X1: MAEDERKEEVGTTIVEATDKEDEMKPWEQHSAVISIPRFDYKASSSLLRHSHSAFLITCPIKREKSATKEAIAILEKYIVSNPDAKRRKICMEDANEECNGSEGAANEHVNSESDTSIKKSDILSLVKLTRSGLLLFTFPFGKSPAVVDIVSQIFQSLESGILKSPLWCNRILPIQGTCPLEEKELKKIVTQLVDQFIINRPKETGNTVKFAVGYNRRGIEETEMKNLRKTSSDPDVFALLDRNKCFSVVAAAVKEVVPDSTVDLKDPELSVLVEVLPLSRVPDKTAIVGVSVLPRTLVSTKPRLCIKALVSDTKEMKGKKR; encoded by the exons ATGGCCGAAGATGAACGCAAGGAGGAAGTGGGAACCACAATCGTAGAAGCAACAGACAAAGAAGATGAGATGAAGCCGTGGGAGCAGCACTCAGCAGTGATAAGCATCCCTCGTTTCGATTACAAGGCTTCTTCTTCCCTCCTCCGCCATTCCCATTCTGCCTTTCTCATCACTTGCCCCATCA AGAGGGAGAAAAGTGCAACAAAAGAAGCTATAGCTATCCTTGAAAAG TATATTGTTTCAAATCCTGATGCTAAGAGAAGGAAAATATGCATGGAAGATGCTAATGAAGAATGCAATGGATCAGAAGGTGCAGCTAATGAGCATGTGAATTCCG AATCCGACACTTCTATAAAGAAAAGTGATATTCTCTCACTTGTTAAGTTAACAAGAAGTGGATTGCTTCTCTTTACATTTCCATTCGGCAAGTCCCCAGCAGTTGTTGACATCGTTTCACAGATTTTTCAATCCCTTGAATCTGGAATATTGAAGTCTCCTCT TTGGTGCAATCGGATATTACCAATTCAAGGTACATGCCCTTTAGAGGAGAAGGAACTTAAGAAGATTGTGACACAGCTTGTTGATCAGTTTATCATCAATAGGCCGAAGGAGACTGGAAATACTGTTAAG TTTGCAGTTGGCTATAACAGGAGAGGGATTGAGGAGACCGAGATGAAGAATCTTAGAAAAACTTCTAGCGATCCTGATGTATTTGCTTTGTTGGACCGCAACAAATGCTTTAGCGTCGTGGCAGCAGCAGTAAAAGAAGTTGTCCCAGATTCGACGGTGGATTTGAAAGATCCAGAG CTTTCTGTGCTTGTTGAGGTACTTCCACTTTCTAGAGTACCTGATAAAACAGCCATAGTTGGTGTGTCGGTTCTTCCACGAACACTTGTTAGTACAAAGCCTCGGCTCTGCATCAAGGCCTTAGTCTCAGATACAAAAGAGATGAAAGGGAAGAAAAGATAA